The following is a genomic window from Xylanibacillus composti.
TCGTTAAACTTCTTGAACTCTTCCCACTTTTGCGGATCTTCGGAATCCCAAACATAGTTCAGGAACTGGTTGCCAAGCATCCATGCAGCGCCCAGGTTATAGTCGTTGGTGCTCTCGGTTGGAGAGATCACTTCGCCGTCTCGCGAATAGTGCTTGCCTTCGATGCCGAAGTTAAGCAGGTTGTTCAAGTACTTGTCCGTATGCAGCAGATTGATGAACATCATGGCGCGTTCCGGATTTTCGGAAGTGGAGGAAATCGCCAGCATCGAACCGGCAGTCTCGGACGTAGCAATCGTACGTTCTGTCATCTCAATTTGCTTCAGCTTGCCTGTCAATCCAGTTGCGCTCGCCAATTCTGCATCCTTGCCCGGCTTCAGCGGCTGGAAGGTCATAAATACGTTGCCTGCCTTCAGCGCATCTTGAGTCGAAAGCGTCGTTGTCGTTGCATCCTGGTTGATATAGCCGGCAAGGAAGAATTCGCGCGCCAGCTTCAAGTGCTTGTTATAGATGTCAAACTCGTGTTGCGGTTTGACAGTGGTGTCGTCTTGATCTTTCAGTATAACGCCTGGCACGTTGCCGTCGCCAAGGAAGTCGTAGTTGGCCAGATGTGTCATGCCATCGCCTTCTCTGACGAACAACGGAATGATTTCCGGCATTTGTTCCTTGACTGTTTTCAAAATCGGCTCAAGATCATCTACTGTCTGTACGGTGGACATATCCAGTCCGAGATCCTCAGCGATGTCCGTACGATAGACGATACCGCCTTGGAAAGCGAGCTCTTTGTTCGTCGGAACAGCATAGTTCTTGCCGTTGATCTTGGAGCCTTCCAAGAACGCCGGATCTAGCGAATTGACAATTTCTTGTCCAGCATCCGTCTGCAGCAGTTCGCCCAAATCCATGAACGCGCCTTTGGAAACGTTAACAGAATAATTGGACCATTGCGCAGTGAAGAAAATGTCCATCGGTTCGCGGGAGGCGATCATCAGATTCACCTTTTCATCCCATTGCCCCCACTCAATCAGCTGGAGGTCAAGCGATGCGTTGATCGTTTCTTTCAGATGCTCATTGATTTTACCCATCACTTCATCGTGATCCTTTTGCTTGTTGCCCGGCATAACCATAGCCAATTCTACAAAATCCAAGCCAGATGAGCCGCCGCCATTCGTTCCGTCTTCGGAGCCTTGCGTGTTGCCGCCGTTGCCGCTGCCTGTCGAGTTCCCGCCGCCGCACGCCGCAAGTACCATGGACATGGCCAGCACGAGAATAAATAGGGATAACATACTCTTTTTCAATTGCTTCGACCTCCTAATGATTCTTTGTCTTATATCTGTATGCTATCCGGATAACCGGTCATAGCCCAACCCATGTAAAGCGTTTTCATAAAGCGCTTTCGTAAAGCGTTTTCATAAAGCGCTTTACCGTCTATGCTTCTAACTATATAAAAATCCATACAAAAGAGATATGGACGAACGTAGCATAAATATGTAACTTTGTAATCTCAAAAGCACTGATTTTTCTCATTATTCCAATATTTGAATAGCGGAACGCGGGAGTCTGTATGATCACTCCTCATCCCGCCGTTTCGTCAGTTCGTCCATAACCCAATTCGTCCTGGCCCCGCTTTCCCCCATGCTCACACAGGCGCCACGCCCGCGCAATTGGTCCGCAATCTGTTGAATGAGCGGCTGCTGGATGTGCATAGGCCTTTCAAACGGAAACTCTCTCACTCCGTCGGCGCTTTTCCACTTGACCGGCTCATGCCCGAAGGTGGAGAACAGCAGCCTTCCCTTGCTTCCCACAATTTCATTCATGTCCTCTCGTTCATCTGCAGCAAAGCACCAGGTTCCGGTGCCGTGTGCACCCGATGCAAAGCGGAACACCCCTGTCACCGTATCCTCGGCTGCATAGCGCCCGCCCTGGTTCGTAGCGATGCCTGACGCCGACACAATCGGGCCGAGCAGGAAATCGAGCAGATCAAGAGTATGGCTTGCCAAGTCAAAAAACAACCCCCCGCCCGAAAGCTCAGGCACAAGTCGCCAGGGCAGCTCATCGCCTTCAGCGAGTTCCAGGGGCGCGGTTTGCCGAGTCGTCACAAATCGCACTTCACCGATAGCTCCCTGGTCAAGAAGCTCCTTCACCTTAAGGAAACGGGGCAGCGCCCGGCGGTAATAGGCTACGAACAGGGGCACGCCTGATCGTTCGCAAGCTTCCAGCATGTCGAGGCATTCCTGGTAGTTACGCGCCATCGGTTTTTCGACGTAAACCGGTTTCCCTGCCAGGGCTGCGGCGATGGTGTATTCCTTGTGATACGCGGGGGGTGTCGCAATATATATGGCATCCACTTCGCTGTCACGAATCAAGTCATTGGCCGAATCATACCAGCGCGGAACCTGATGCCGCTCCGCGTAGTCTCTTGCCTTCACCGCATCTCGCCGCATGACTGCAACCAATTCCGAGCCTTCCGCTTTTTGAAAGCCGGGGCCGCTTTTCACCTCTGTGACGTCGCCGCAGCCGATGATGCCCCACCTGACCGTTTCTCCCACTGTCTGTCCCTCCGTTCCGTCATTCCTGCCTGTTTACCTAATGTGAACCTGTATGCAGAAAAAAAAGATGTCTTTATTTTACATAAACTGTGCAAATGTTGGAATATTAGAGTCATCATTTCAATCAAGAGGGATATGCCTAATGCGTGTAATTGCTGCTTTGTTCTCTATGTTCATGCCGGGATTTGGACAATTCTACAACAATCAAATATTCAAGGGTCTCCTGTTCGTCATCTTCGAGCATTTCGACAACCATACCGGCCACATCAATCAGGCCATTCACCTGGATTTTATGGGGCACCATCAGGAAGCCATAGCCGTGACAGATTACCAGAACATGCTGTTCTATGCCCCTTTTTACGTGTATACCGTTTGGGATGCCATGTATCATGCCAAGCCCGGACTCGACAAGGCCAAGTCCGCCATCCCCTTCATCATCGCAGCCATCAGCGGCGAGTTGGCTTCAATTTATAGCTCGTTGTTCCCGTTTCCTACCTTAACGGTAGGCTTGATCATGATCATCCCGATGCTGTTTGGCATCCTTGTATTCGGAAGGAAATAGAGTGCCGGCGACTGCCTGTCAAACCATGATGCTGGCTCCGATGTCATAAGACGCCCCTACCGACAAACTCATGGCGATCAGCCCCACAGCGCGATTGTCCCTCTCCAGCTCTTGATCCACCTTAAAGCGCGGAGTAAGGAATTCAAATATAAAGTAAGCTGTCAGCAAGAGCGCCAGACCGACTCCGCTCCACTGCAGCGCCTGCCATACCGTATCGTTATGCTCGATGGAAAACCGAAAGATATTCGCTATCCCGAACACCTTCCCGCCGGTAGCCATCGCAACGGACAGATTGCCGTTCCGTATTTGTTCCCAGTTTTTGTAGCTGGTGACAAGCTCGAACACCGCAAGGCTGATCAAGATCGAAATGACGGCCACTGTGTAAAAGGAAACAGTCTCTACGTAAGGATTGCTCCAAAACGTCTGCATGCGCGCGTCCTCCCATCGACAATCGCTATTGGTCAGACTGCCCGGCGCCTGCATGAACATGCATGAGCAGACGCGGGGCCTCCAACTTACTCCATCTCTTTACTACGGTCACAACGCGTGTCTGGTTCCAACCATTCGCATGAACTCCCCAGGTTCCCTGGAAAGGCCGTAATCACGATCCTTCCCGAAGCTGCCGAATACGGGCTGTCAGCTCACGGAATCGCGCATCCATCTCTGCCTGTTCCTCATCCGTTGCCGGTACGGACAAGCGGGCGAGCACCACATGAAGCTCCAGCTCAAGGCGCATCAATTCCTCCTCGTTGCGCTGCCTGTCATCTGCAGCTGTGTTGGTCACTGTCCGCTTCACAGCACGCTGCTGAAAGGACGAATAGGTTCCGTCATGCCAAGTCCACTTGCCGTTTTCCATATACAGCACATGATCCGCCAAAGCTTCAGCCAGCCTGCGATCATGCGTTGCCAGAAGAATCGTTCCCGGATACACCTTGAGCACTTGCTCCAGTTCTTCCCTCGACCGGATGTCCAGATAATTCGTGGGTTCATCCAGAAGAAGCACATTGTAGCTTCCCAGAAACAGCTTGGCCAGCGCCGTCTTCACGCGCTCCCCTCCGCTCAGCACCGCCGCCTTCTTCCAGACATCCTCCCGTTTGAACAGCAGCCTGGCCAGAACGGTCCGAACCATCGATTCCGGGTAATCACTGCCTTCCATCACATTCTCCAGCACAGTAGCCTGTTCCTGCAAAAGCTTGAGTTTCTGGTGGAAATATCCAACCTTTGCGCTCCCTGCGAGACGAATCCCTTCCAAGCCCTGTGCGATGCCGCTCAGCAAGGTCGACTTGCCTGTCCCATTCGCTCCCATAATCGCGACCTTGGCGCCAGGCGGAATGTGTACAGTGAGGTGGCGCAAAAGAACTCTGACGCGTTCTTCCCCCTTATGCCTCCCCTCTTCTGTATCTCCCAACAGTCTGCGCATCTCGCCTGACGCAGCATGCTGCCAATCGGCCGCATCCAGCAGAGATTCCCTTCGTTCCGGCACAGCAAGTGTCAGGTCCTCTATGCGAATCGCCGATTTGCCGCGAATCGGGCGGCTCGCATGGATGTCGAAGCGCACCTCCGGCAGTTCCCGGGGCTTCTCCGCCTCCCCCATTTTTTCAAGCCGGCGCTCTAGAGCCTTTGCATTTTTCTCCAGCTTTGCCGCCTTGCTGCCGAAGTAATCCTTGCCCATACGCGCCTCCGAGCTGCTGCTTGACCGCGGTGGCTTGACGGCTCGCCCCGCTCTCTTCTTCCTGCCTTCTATCGCCTCGATCAACTGGTCCCGCTTGGCTTTCTTTTTCTCATATGCCAACCACGCTTGATCCCGCTCGATTTGTTTCATTTCCAAGTATTCCGAGTAGTTGCCTGTATAGAGCTTCAGCTTTCCTTCTTCCAACTCCAGAATACGTGTGCAAACTGCATCCAGCAATTGCCGGTCATGGGCAATGAGGACTACTGCCCCGGAGTAGTCCCGCAGCATCCGCTCGACTTCCTCAATGCCCGGAAGGTCGAGATGCGAGGTCGGTTCGTCCGCAAGCAGCACATCCGCCTGCATGGCATACGCTTCAGCGAATCGGCGTCGCGTCTCCTCTCCTCCGCTCCAGTCGCCGGCATCGTCCCCCCACTGCTTCATCAGCGATACCGTCCCGTGGCTATGCACGCTGCCCGCATCCGGCTCGGTCTCGCCTGCCAGCACGTGCAGCAGCGTCGACTTGCCCGCGCCATTCATTCCTACAATGCCGAGCCTGTCGCCGGCATACAGCTTCAACGGCTGCTCCAGTGCGAACAGCTTGCGCTCGCCAACAAATTTCTCAATGCGCTCCGCTTCCAATAACAGCATAAAAAAACCTCCCTTGGTCCAGAGAGGCGGTGATGTCATGTAATCTCAAATTATGTGCACGCCGAACCCGCTAGAAAAGGCATAGCCTTTCCCGCGGCGGGCTTGCTGCCGATCCGCTAGTCCGCTGCCGACGCTCTCGGCATGCAGAGGGATGCGACATCCCCGTATCCGGTCTGTGACATAAGCGTTGATTTGGACATACCAATCCTGTCTGGACGATTGCTCGTATTTGTACAAGTCTTATCCAGCTTCCACAGGATTAGTTCCACATCCGCCTATGTCCTCGCTTTCTCCAGATTGTCGGGGTTTGCTTGCCGACTTCTACTTATTATAGGAATCCCGCATAGGAAAGTCAACGGATCGGGATTGAAAAAAAAACCCGTCCAATCGCGAACGGAAGTTGGGATCGCCGCTAACAGCTTCTTGTGCTCGGCTAACTTCCGTCATGGATGGAACGGGTTTGGTTTGTAACAGATTGAATTACTTAAACAAAGGGTGGATGAAGCTTTGACAATAGCGCTCCGCAATCTCCTCCATGCTGTACCCTTGATCGTTCAAGTAAGTAATCATTTCCGGCGTCAAGGAGGTGGCAATCATGCTAGCCGTAAAAAACGGGTCCACCGGCTTCAGCTTATGCGCTGCTTCAGCCTCCTTCAGCAGATGCTCCACATGATTGCGGATGAAGACAAAGGGCGGCAGCTCGAAGCAGTTTACTTTCGTGTCCCGCAGCCGGTCTGTCCGCATAATTTGCTTCATCCATTCCAGATCCTCGCCAGCCAGCAGCACCAATCTGGTGACCACAGTAGTCAGCTTCTGAACAACCGGCACATCTCGCGCTTCTCGAAGATAGGCTTCCGTATCCCTCATAAAACGCTCGAACTTATTTTTCATCAGAGAAAGGCACAGCATATTTTTGCTCGGAAAACGGCGATACAGCGTGCCTTGGCCAATGCCGGATGATTGTGCGATTTGATGCATGGAGACATCTTCTATGCCATATTCTTGAAACAAAGTTTGAGCCGTATCGAGAATTTTGATCGTGACTTCATCCTTTTCATTCAAGTCAGACATGGACATCCCCCTTCATACGATTCGTCGCCATTATACCTTTTGACTTTCCTCGGATGGAGAAACCGTGCGCTTCACGAACCAACTTAAGGCGAAAGCAATCAATGCTAGCACGAAGCCCAGCATAAAAGCGCTGTGCAGACCAGCCACCATACTGGAAACCGGGCTCAAGTCCCCGGTGGTCTCTGTGTAATTTCTCATGCCTGCGGACATGACGCTGACGAACAAAGCCGTACCAATGGCTGCCGCCACCTGCATCAATGTGTTCATAATCGCAGTGCCGTGCGCGTAAAGCTGACGCGGCAGCTGATTCAGCCCAGTTGTCTGCGCCGGCATCATGACCATCGAAATGCCGATCATCATCATTACGTGTAGGAAGATAATGTATCCGCCGGTCCAGGTCGCTTCGATGCGCGAGAACAGGAAGATCGACAGCGCCATCAGCACGAGCCCGGGCACGACCAGCATGCGCGGACCAAACTTATCGAACAGCTTGCCTGCAATCGGCGCCATCAACCCGTTGATGAGGCCGCCCGGCATCAGCACAAGGCCCGCAGCGAGCGCTGTCATGCCAAGCGCATTTTGCAGGAACAGCGGCAGCATGATCATCGTAGAGAACATGCTCATCATGATGACCAGCATCAGCACGGTAACAAGCGCGAACATCGGGTGACGGAAAGCCCGCAAATCCAGCATCGGCTCGCGAACGACCAATTGCCGCCAAATAAACAGCAGCAAGCTGATCGAGCCAATGGCGATCGTCCAGCCGACGAGCGGGTATGACCAGGAATGCTCACCCGCGCTGCTGAAGCCGTACACAATGCCGCCAAAACCGGCGGTGGACAAAATAATCGATAGGAAATCCACCTTCGGTTTTGTAAGTACGGTTACATTTTTCAAGAAGAATGCGGCAAACAAGATCGAAAAAATCGCCAGCGGCACGACGAGGAAAAACAGCCAGCGCCAATTAAGCGTATCTACAATCAAGCCCGATATCGTTGGCCCGATCGCCGGCGCCGTCATAATAACGAGACCGATCATTCCCATCGCTGCCCCGCGGTTTTCCGGCGGAAAAATAAGCAGAATCGTATTCATCAATACCGGCAGCATCAAGCCTGTGCCGATTGCTTGAACGATACGACCGAACAGCATGACGCCAAAAGCCGGCGAGATTCCGCAAATAATCGTTCCGATCAAAAACAGTGTCATCGCCCCGAGAAACATCTGTCTGGTCGTAAACCACTGCTGAAGCAGCGCCGTGATCGGGACGAGAATCCCCACTACCAGCATGTATGAGGTCGCCAGCCATTGCACGGTCGCCTCCGTGATGCCAAACTGCACCATCAGGTCCGGGAAGGCAATATTCAGCAGCGTTTCGTTCAAAATCGCGACGAATGCCCCTATGATGAGCGCCGCGACGATTGGCCCCCGTTTCAACTTGCTTACATCAATTTCGGCCGCTTTGGGCCCTACTCCTGCTCCTGCCAAAGTATATTCCTCCCTTACTCGCTATCTCTATATTTTTCTCGCGGACAATTGTCCGCAATATATAAAAAAATACCGGACAATTGTCCGGAAGTCAATAGTCTTTACCAATTATTTATAGTTGCTGGATCAGGCTTTGCCAAATCGCACGCAAACCGGCTTCGTTACCGAGTAGGTGTTGCCGGTCGGCTGAGGCATGCCGTTGTCTTGAATAGCCATAACGGCCAGCAGATGCGATTCCTGATTCGCAGCCAGCAAGTAACGGCCATCCGGCGACAGCGTGAAATTGCGCGGCACTTTGCCGCCGGAAGGGGTGAAGCCGACCGTGGATAAGCTGCCATCCGCTGCCGCTTGGAACGTGACGATGCTGTCGTGTCCGCGATTCGAAGCATACACGAAGCGGCCGTCGGCAGACACTTGAATTTCCGCGCACAGGTTGTCGCCGGAGAAGTCGTCGGGCAGCGTGGAGATTGTCTGCTGACGCTCCAGCTTGCCTGTCGCCCGATCCAGCGCACAGACTGCTACGGTTGCGTCCAGCTCATTCAGCACATACACGATCGGCAATGTAGGGTGGAAAGCCAGATGGCGCGGACCAGCTCCAGGCACGGCTTTCATCTCCGCCTGCTTCGCCAGCTTGCCGGACGCGCGATCCAGCTTGTATGTAACGACGGTATCCGTGCCCAAGTCGTTCACAAGATACAGGTCGGTGCCCGGAATCGCGAAGACCGAATGGGCATGGGGCGCCTCCTGCCGGTCGGTCCGCACGCTCGAGCCTTCATGCTTCGCTTCATCGGAGGCCGGGCCGAGCTTGCTGTCCGCCGCAACTGGATATGCCAGCACGTTGCCGCTCATGTAATTGACCGCAAGCAGCCAATCGCCCGACGCATCCAGCGTCAAATGGCAGGGATAGTCGCCGTGGCTGGATTGTCGGCTAGTTTCCGCGTACGTGCCGTCCGCCTGCTTGCGGAATGAAACGACATGGCCGTTAGCGGTCTCGCTCACGGCGAACAGAAATCCGCGCTCCGCATCCGCAGCGAGGAACGACGCGCTTTCGATGCCGGAG
Proteins encoded in this region:
- a CDS encoding ABC transporter substrate-binding protein, yielding MKKSMLSLFILVLAMSMVLAACGGGNSTGSGNGGNTQGSEDGTNGGGSSGLDFVELAMVMPGNKQKDHDEVMGKINEHLKETINASLDLQLIEWGQWDEKVNLMIASREPMDIFFTAQWSNYSVNVSKGAFMDLGELLQTDAGQEIVNSLDPAFLEGSKINGKNYAVPTNKELAFQGGIVYRTDIAEDLGLDMSTVQTVDDLEPILKTVKEQMPEIIPLFVREGDGMTHLANYDFLGDGNVPGVILKDQDDTTVKPQHEFDIYNKHLKLAREFFLAGYINQDATTTTLSTQDALKAGNVFMTFQPLKPGKDAELASATGLTGKLKQIEMTERTIATSETAGSMLAISSTSENPERAMMFINLLHTDKYLNNLLNFGIEGKHYSRDGEVISPTESTNDYNLGAAWMLGNQFLNYVWDSEDPQKWEEFKKFNEGAKVSPGLGFTFNSEPVKNEIAALVNVKKEYNPALETGAVDPDEVLPRYIDKLKASGLDKVIEEKQRQFDEFLANK
- a CDS encoding Gfo/Idh/MocA family protein — protein: MGETVRWGIIGCGDVTEVKSGPGFQKAEGSELVAVMRRDAVKARDYAERHQVPRWYDSANDLIRDSEVDAIYIATPPAYHKEYTIAAALAGKPVYVEKPMARNYQECLDMLEACERSGVPLFVAYYRRALPRFLKVKELLDQGAIGEVRFVTTRQTAPLELAEGDELPWRLVPELSGGGLFFDLASHTLDLLDFLLGPIVSASGIATNQGGRYAAEDTVTGVFRFASGAHGTGTWCFAADEREDMNEIVGSKGRLLFSTFGHEPVKWKSADGVREFPFERPMHIQQPLIQQIADQLRGRGACVSMGESGARTNWVMDELTKRRDEE
- a CDS encoding DUF350 domain-containing protein encodes the protein MQTFWSNPYVETVSFYTVAVISILISLAVFELVTSYKNWEQIRNGNLSVAMATGGKVFGIANIFRFSIEHNDTVWQALQWSGVGLALLLTAYFIFEFLTPRFKVDQELERDNRAVGLIAMSLSVGASYDIGASIMV
- a CDS encoding ABC-F family ATP-binding cassette domain-containing protein; translation: MLLLEAERIEKFVGERKLFALEQPLKLYAGDRLGIVGMNGAGKSTLLHVLAGETEPDAGSVHSHGTVSLMKQWGDDAGDWSGGEETRRRFAEAYAMQADVLLADEPTSHLDLPGIEEVERMLRDYSGAVVLIAHDRQLLDAVCTRILELEEGKLKLYTGNYSEYLEMKQIERDQAWLAYEKKKAKRDQLIEAIEGRKKRAGRAVKPPRSSSSSEARMGKDYFGSKAAKLEKNAKALERRLEKMGEAEKPRELPEVRFDIHASRPIRGKSAIRIEDLTLAVPERRESLLDAADWQHAASGEMRRLLGDTEEGRHKGEERVRVLLRHLTVHIPPGAKVAIMGANGTGKSTLLSGIAQGLEGIRLAGSAKVGYFHQKLKLLQEQATVLENVMEGSDYPESMVRTVLARLLFKREDVWKKAAVLSGGERVKTALAKLFLGSYNVLLLDEPTNYLDIRSREELEQVLKVYPGTILLATHDRRLAEALADHVLYMENGKWTWHDGTYSSFQQRAVKRTVTNTAADDRQRNEEELMRLELELHVVLARLSVPATDEEQAEMDARFRELTARIRQLREGS
- a CDS encoding TetR/AcrR family transcriptional regulator — translated: MSDLNEKDEVTIKILDTAQTLFQEYGIEDVSMHQIAQSSGIGQGTLYRRFPSKNMLCLSLMKNKFERFMRDTEAYLREARDVPVVQKLTTVVTRLVLLAGEDLEWMKQIMRTDRLRDTKVNCFELPPFVFIRNHVEHLLKEAEAAHKLKPVDPFFTASMIATSLTPEMITYLNDQGYSMEEIAERYCQSFIHPLFK
- a CDS encoding DHA2 family efflux MFS transporter permease subunit: MDVSKLKRGPIVAALIIGAFVAILNETLLNIAFPDLMVQFGITEATVQWLATSYMLVVGILVPITALLQQWFTTRQMFLGAMTLFLIGTIICGISPAFGVMLFGRIVQAIGTGLMLPVLMNTILLIFPPENRGAAMGMIGLVIMTAPAIGPTISGLIVDTLNWRWLFFLVVPLAIFSILFAAFFLKNVTVLTKPKVDFLSIILSTAGFGGIVYGFSSAGEHSWSYPLVGWTIAIGSISLLLFIWRQLVVREPMLDLRAFRHPMFALVTVLMLVIMMSMFSTMIMLPLFLQNALGMTALAAGLVLMPGGLINGLMAPIAGKLFDKFGPRMLVVPGLVLMALSIFLFSRIEATWTGGYIIFLHVMMMIGISMVMMPAQTTGLNQLPRQLYAHGTAIMNTLMQVAAAIGTALFVSVMSAGMRNYTETTGDLSPVSSMVAGLHSAFMLGFVLALIAFALSWFVKRTVSPSEESQKV
- a CDS encoding lactonase family protein; translated protein: MGQLLDQVIVGSYAPASEEAITLYRYNAEAGTLEKTGGISGIESASFLAADAERGFLFAVSETANGHVVSFRKQADGTYAETSRQSSHGDYPCHLTLDASGDWLLAVNYMSGNVLAYPVAADSKLGPASDEAKHEGSSVRTDRQEAPHAHSVFAIPGTDLYLVNDLGTDTVVTYKLDRASGKLAKQAEMKAVPGAGPRHLAFHPTLPIVYVLNELDATVAVCALDRATGKLERQQTISTLPDDFSGDNLCAEIQVSADGRFVYASNRGHDSIVTFQAAADGSLSTVGFTPSGGKVPRNFTLSPDGRYLLAANQESHLLAVMAIQDNGMPQPTGNTYSVTKPVCVRFGKA